One segment of Panicum virgatum strain AP13 chromosome 1K, P.virgatum_v5, whole genome shotgun sequence DNA contains the following:
- the LOC120649994 gene encoding pentatricopeptide repeat-containing protein At1g77360, mitochondrial-like: protein MSDHRAKRPGDAAASPAAKRARDPSAPAFPTYTDAPDLRPKIRILCEALTKGESAPDVDAALDHEGISVTTDDVEQVLRFSYAHPRAAVAFFRWAGHRHLGHEHSPYSWNLVVDILGKNRLFEPMWETVRSMHSQRLLSLATFASVFSSLAASPSGNPLKAFMDMSRYGMTRDTPALNSLLSALCRANRVGDARAAIVVARAEAGTRPDADSYAILLEGCEAAGDPRVARVVFDEMLRAVGFDPDNVPAYDSFLTTLVSSDSSTAIPEAIEYLRVLSKHSCSPGEKFFRAALAAHLEARKLHGAMELWNEFVGHRGLVPDMEMYNTMIMLQGSLGHAEVIVEYLDDMVFNGVFPDAGTYNLVLKFLLKARKLREAAAIFSEMVKNELWPNEENCSLALRMFLDTHDWEMGIKVWNCMVENGLPPLEESGNMLVSKLRDDRLPEACKYAEDMIDRGIKLSSSTLSKLKQCLQKIKKGEIHDHLLQKWKAR from the coding sequence ATGTCCGACCACCGAGCGAAGCGGCCGGGCGACGCGGCggcatcgccggcggcgaagcgcGCCCGCGACCCGTCCGCACCGGCGTTCCCCACGTACACGGACGCCCCCGACTTGCGGCCCAAGATCCGCATCCTCTGCGAGGCCCTGACCAAAGGGGAATCCGCCCCCGACGTGGACGCCGCGCTCGACCACGAAGGCATCAGCGTCACCACCGACGACGTCGAGCAGGTGCTTCGCTTCTCCTACGCgcacccgcgcgccgccgtcgccttctTCCGCTGGGCGGGACACCGGCACCTCGGCCACGAGCACTCCCCCTACTCGTGGAACCTCGTCGTCGACATCCTCGGCAAAAACCGCCTCTTCGAGCCCATGTGGGAAACCGTCAGGTCCATGCACTCCCAGCGCCTGCTCTCGCTGGCCACCTTCGCCTCCGTGTTCTCCTCCCTGGCGGCGAGCCCCAGTGGCAACCCGCTCAAGGCGTTCATGGACATGTCGCGCTACGGAATGACCCGCGACACGCCGGCGCTCAATTCGCTCCTCTCCGCCCTTTGCCGCGCCAACCGCGTCGGCGACGCCCGCGCTGCGATCGTCGTGGCTCGCGCCGAGGCCGGCACGCGGCCTGACGCCGACTCCTACGCCATCCTCCTCGAGGGCTGCGAGGCTGCAGGGGATCCGCGGGTTGCGCGCGTGGTGTTCGATGAAATGTTGCGCGCCGTCGGCTTTGATCCTGACAACGTGCCTGCCTATGATTCCTTCCTCACTACACTTGTTTCAAGTGACTCCTCCACGGCGATACCGGAAGCGATCGAGTATCTGCGAGTCTTAAGTAAGCATAGTTGCTCGCCAGGAGAGAAGTTCTTCCGTGCTGCTCTTGCTGCACACCTTGAGGCACGCAAATTGCATGGTGCAATGGAGCTTTGGAATGAGTTTGTTGGACATCGGGGGCTCGTCCCGGACATGGAAATGTACAACACAATGATCATGCTGCAGGGCAGTCTTGGGCATGCTGAGGTGATAGTGGAGTATCTCGATGACATGGTCTTCAATGGAGTGTTCCCTGATGCCGGAACATATAATTTGGTCCTCAAATTTTTGCTCAAGGCGAGGAAGCTCCGGGAGGCAGCAGCGATCTTTAGCGAGATGGTCAAGAATGAGCTTTGGCCAAATGAGGAGAATTGCTCGCTTGCACTTCGCATGTTCTTGGATACACATGATTGGGAGATGGGGATCAAGGTCTGGAACTGCATGGTGGAGAATGGCCTGCCACCATTGGAAGAGAGTGGGAACATGCTTGTATCAAAGCTGAGGGATGACAGGCTGCCCGAGGCATGCAAGTATGCTGAAGACATGATTGATCGGGGTATCAAGTTGAGCTCATCAACGCTGTCGAAGCTGAAGCAGTGCctgcagaagattaagaagggtGAGATCCATGATCACCTACTTCAAAAATGGAAGGCACGCTAG